The following are encoded together in the Rana temporaria chromosome 12, aRanTem1.1, whole genome shotgun sequence genome:
- the LOC120918552 gene encoding bactericidal permeability-increasing protein-like: MKLILIFGMAFILLEAKKTDPGVVGRLTLKGLEYGWKVGLEELQKQLPTIHIPDVEGSVKVTLIGHVNYYVTELKIENLDFSNSSLTYSPDTGVNVSIRQGQFQIVGQMRIHCSLFSGSSRMTLSVRGFSVAGSVGITCDDLGHGAVWDAGCHSDVDRVDLSFSGGHHKWILNMFKGAMKGPIRSAIRSQICPSFEKAVQQMEKTLSTLPVSIAVDSVSEVEVDLVGPPLITSERFDLLVKGDFVAQSQSLTPYQPEKLVLPDVDSRMLLVALSQFSANSAGFVHYKAGFLKYNVTDDMIPTMSPIRLNINGLGIFAPEMPSRYPDSPPLLLQVSARSAPTVTCLLDSLTVQASMDIEVFAMYSGQPSISLFQIQADSLTGVDIVLSEETVGATISVKNFSLSLVRSSVGTVKVDAIQKTLNVALKFLLPLLNGHIKNIIPLPMNMLRLQNPVVRVMQGYVLIMTDLEATLSSLDFSKLFGFEELQTSVAE; this comes from the exons ATGAAGCTGATCCTGATCTTCGGTATGGCTTTTATCCTGTTGGAGGCCAAGAAGACGGACCCGGGCGTTGTGGGAAGGCTGACTCTGAAGGGTCTAGAGTACG GTTGGAAAGTGGGGCTAGAAGAGCTGCAGAAGCAATTGCCGACTATCCACATCCCCGACGTTGAGGGGTCCGTCAAAGTGACATTAATAGGACATGTAAATTACTACGTCACAGA GTTAAAGATCGAGAACTTGGATTTCTCCAATTCAAGCCTTACCTATTCCCCCGACACTGGAGTTAACGTGTCTATCCGTCAAGGACAATTTCAGATCGTTGGACAGATGAGGATACACTGTTCTTTGTT TTCGGGGTCTTCTCGGATGACGTTGTCGGTGCGGGGATTTTCCGTGGCTGGATCTGTCGGGATAACCTGCGATGACCTCGGCCATGGCGCAGTATGGGATGCCGGCTGTCACTCCGATGTTGACCGGGTGGATCTCTCTTTTTCTGGAGGACACCATAA atggatcttAAACATGTTTAAAGGTGCCATGAAAGGACCCATCCGTTCCGCCATTCGTTCCCAG ATCTGTCCCTCCTTTGAAAAAGCTGTGCAGCAGATGGAGAAAACACTGAGCACTCTCCCAG TCTCCATAGCGGTGGATTCCGTGTCTGAGGTGGAAGTGGATCTGGTGGGACCTCCGCTCATTACAAGCGAACGTTTCGATCTTCTTGTGAAG GGGGACTTTGTCGCCCAATCACAGTCCTTGACGCCCTATCAGCCGGAGAAGCTTGTGTTGCCCGATGTTGACTCGCGCATGTTGCTCGTGGCTTTGTCACAGTTCTCTGCCAACTCAGCCGGGTTTGTGCACTACAAAGCTGGGTTCCTGAAGTATAATGTCACCGATGACATG ATTCCGACGATGTCTCCAATACGGCTCAACATAAACGGTTTAGGAATCTTCGCACCCGAG ATGCCTTCTCGGTACCCAGATTCACCGCCACTGCTGCTCCAGGTCTCGGCGCGCTCGGCTCCCACGGTGACCTGCCTGCTTGACTCACTAACAGTGCAAGCTTCTATGGACATTGAGGTCTTTGCCATGTATTCTGGCCAGCCATCGATCTCCTTATTCCAGATACAAGCT GATTCCCTCACTGGAGTTGATATTGTATTATCTGAAGAGACTGTGGGAGCCACAATATCTGTGAAAAA tttCTCGCTGTCCTTGGTTCGCTCCAGTGTGGGGACGGTGAAG GTGGATGCCATACAGAAAACACTGAACGTTGCCCTGAAATTTCTCCTTCCACTCCTGAATG GGCACATCAAGAATATCATTCCGCTGCCCATGAACATGCTCCGCCTCCAGAATCCTGTGGTCCGCGTTATGCAG GGGTACGTATTGATCATGACGGACCTGGAGGCGACTCTGTCCTCTCTGGATTTCAGCAAGCTCTTCGGATTTGAAGAATTACAAACAAGTGTTGCTGAATGA